The sequence GGAGCAATCTCTCAACTATTATAAATGGGGAAAGATTATATTGCAAGGCAGAGTGTATGCTcacatatgcatttttttcctgaaagaataCACAGGAAACTTAGATGTTGCTACCTCAAGATGTAGATGGGTAGGAAAGAGACTTATTTTCAGTTCAGAATATACTCTTCTGTACTAATGTACTTCTCTCATCAGTAGCAAGCGTTATCGTCCTTTTTAACTGAATTAAGTTATTTTTCCTAGAACAAACAAAAGGGGGGAAacgcaaacaaaacaaaacaaaacaaaacaaaacaaaaaaaccaagagggAGCAAACAGTGAATAATGGCAAGAATTCTGTGTCCTCGTCCATAGAATTTAATACGCTCTAACCCAATTATTCTTTACAGTAAACTTACGAAGGAGATATGTATGgctccatttcacaggtgaggaaactgacaTTCAGGGAAATTAAATGACATAGGTACTAAGTGGCAGAGAGCGGATTCGGATCCCGAACTGTGGAATCCCAAAGCCCAAGGGACTTTTCCTCGCTGACCGCTGGTCTCTgcctgcaggagggaggggcgcTAACGGAACGCGGGGCCCCACGCAGCCCAGCACCCCAGCTAGTGCCCCAGCGGCCCCGGCGCTCACGGGGTTCCACGCTCAGGGAGCGCGCGCGCACGCAGCGGCGCgcgcccggcggcggcggcggcgacgtcACAGGCCGAGCTTTCCTTTTCGGGAGTCCCCGGCACACATCCTGTGTCCATGTTTGGGCATTTACGTCACGGCGGCAGGGCCGGGGCCTCCCGAAATGGCAGTGGCCCGGGGAGTCGGAAGCCCGGAGCCAGCGCGGCCGCTGCTATATAAGTGGGGGGGCCGCGGATCGGGGGAGCCCGGCTGCGCTTTGGAGAAGCGAGAAGCCGCCGCCCGAGGCAGGTCCCGGCGAGCAAAGGCGCCTCGGCCCCCCGTTCCCTTTCCCAAAGGTGAGCACCTGGAGCCAGGAGCCCGGGTGCTTGGGTCAGTGAGGCACAGGGCACCGCAACAGCTGGCCTCCCCGTCACCCGCGCGCAGCCAAGCCCATCGGGCGAGGCCCCCGGCgccccgcagccgccgccgcgcCATGCTTCACCTTAGCGAGTTTTCCGGCCCCGACGCGCTTCTGGTCAAGTCCACCGAGGGCTGTTGCGCGGAACCCAGCACTGAATTGTCCCGGCTGCCCGGTAGGGACGCGCCGGCGACTGCCGGCTACCCCGGAGGTAAGGAGAGCGGCGGAGGGTGCTCAGACGGCGACGCAGAGCGGGGGCGCATGGTGCCTGAGAACAGACAGGGACCCGGACTGTAGAGCTGTGGGGGGTAGAGGTGGTAGGAGGCTCCGGGGTCCTGAGGTGCgcaccccatccccagcccctctGTACCGCCAGCGCCTCCGCAGGAACCTGTGGGTTGATCAGGGCGTCCTTTTGCCTGTGCACGTGTGTTTtcgtgtgcatgtttgtgtgtgcgtCTTGGGCGTATTCGGGCTCCAGCTGGATCAGAATGTGCAAAAAGCACCTTTTATGTGTCGGTGCGCCCCCAGGGTTTCGGGGTAGGGGCTTGCAGACTCTGAGGCGCGTCCTTTGATGTGCCCGGAGCTGATtcctgctccctcctcagcaggcgACTTCTTGAGCTGGGCTTTGAGCAGCTGCAGCGCCGGGGGGGACTTAGCCGATTCCTGCTTCCTGGAGGGGCCTGCACCCACGCCCCCTCCTGGCCTCAGCTACAGCGGTAGCTTCTTCATCCAAGCAGTACCCGAACACCCGCACGACCCGGAGGCACTCTTCAACCTCATGTCGGGCATCCTGGGTCTGGCACCTTTCCCCGGCCCTGAGGCGGCAGCATCCCGGTCTCCGCTGGACGCCTCTTTTTCCGCAGGCCCCGACGCCTTGCTGCCGGGTCCCCCGGACCTTTACTCCCCGGATCTGGGCGCTGCCGCCTTCCCAGAGGCGTTCTGGGAAGCCTCACCCTCGGCAGGCGCCCCCTCACAGTGCCTGTATGAGCCTCAGCTCTCCCCGCCCGACGTCAAGCCAGGCCTCCGGGCGCCTCCGGCCTCCCCTGCGCTGGACACTGCCTCGGCCTTCAAAGGCCCCTACGCTCCCTGGGAGCTGCTCTCAGCTGGAGCCCCAGGGAGCTGTGGGTCACAGGGAGCCTACCAGGCCCCCTCCGACGCCCGTTTCCCTTCGATGGGGGCCAAGATTGAAGACCTGCTGTCCATCAGCTGCCCGGCGGAGCTGCCAGCCGGTCCCGCCAACAGACTCTACCCCACGGGGTCTTACGACGCTTATCCGCTGGCCGCAGGTGACTTAGGAGAGGTGGCCGAGGGCCTCCCGGGTCTCCTGACCCCTCCTAGTGGGGATGGGGGGAGTAGCGGCGACGGTGGAGAGTTTCTGGCGGGTACTCAGGCTCAGGTTTCTCCCCTGGGCCTTCGCAGCACCGCGGCGGACTTCCCGAAACCTCTGGTGGCAGACATCACTGGGAGCAGTGGCGTGGCCGAGCCTCCGGGGCCACCGCCACCGGCCCCATTCCCACCCACCAAGGCGCGGCGCAAGGGGCGCCGGGGCGGCAAGTGCAGCGCGCGCTGCTTCTGCCCGCGGCCTCACGCCAAGGCCTTTGCTTGCCCAGTGGAGAGCTGTGTGCGCAGCTTTGCGCGCTCCGACGAGCTCAACCGCCACCTGCGCATCCACACCGGCCACAAGCCCTTCCAGTGCCGCATCTGCCTCCGCAACTTCAGCCGAAGCGACCACCTTACCACCCACGTGCGCACTCACACGGGTGAGAAACCCTTTGCCTGCGACGTGTGCGGCCGCCGCTTCGCGCGCAGTGATGAGAAGAAAAGGCACAGCAAGGTGCACCTCAAGCAGAAGGCGCGCGCGGAGGAGCGGCTCAAGGGCCTTGGCTTTTACTCTTTGGGCCTCTCTTTCGCCGCCCTGTGAGGGGGAAATGGGTTTGTAGATTGAGGCGCTGCCGCCCGGCACGAAAGAGGAGACCTGGCCcgaccccccacccaccccttttCCGGCACGTCCCGGGGCCGGGCTCTGGTCCCACTTCCAGTTCCCTTGAAGTGCCCGTCGTTCACGCCTCGTTCAGCACCAGCTCCGTGGACAGCTCCTGCGGTCCCCGGCGCTGACGCCCGCGTCCGCCGCTCTTTGAAGAAGTCCTCTCAGGCCACCCACTGAGTAGGCACTTCCATGGGACTCAAGATAGCCTTTTGTAACTAACTTGGCGCACGCCCCACGCCCCTCATTAGAACCCCCAGAGTCAGGCTGGGGCAGCGCCGAGCCGGTCTCGCGCGGGATTTTGTACAGCAATGTCGTTTCCAGCAGCCATTGGATGTAACGTTTTGCTTTGGggttatttccttttgttgttgttaatttttgtaaagcaGACGCTACTCTCGAGCAGTTGacaaaactgtttatttttgcaATTAAAATTATTGTGCTAAAAGCTTACTGAATCTGCCATCTAAGCTCCTGACCCTTTCCCCCCAGTCACTCCCCCAGGAGAATATGTGccagaagagaaaggagataTTCAGCCAAAAGGATCATTACGCAGCTATTGTCAGGCActgtggcacatagtaggcattcaataaatatgtactgaattAACAAATGCATTTAATCACAACTGACCTAAGAGCTCAAAGTTTTTTCTGAAACTTGAGAGTGATTGAGATGTTGAGGTAACATTTGGGGATATATTATCCTAAATCTTCACAATTCTAAATGCAGCAACATATATTCCATTTCAAAGATGAAGGAGCAAAGTAGGTAACTTGCTGGGTAACCTGGCTAGTAAGTGACGGGGTCAAACTCAGAtctgtctggctccaaagccagtaatttttttttttaccaacccCAGAATGGTGGCACCTCACCTTAATAGTGCTGTTTGGAAAGGCTTCCTACCCACAAGTGAGAGAGATTTGGGAACTAGAGGAGGCCCAGGCAGTAGCCATGACAATGGAGGACTGCAGTATGGCAGAGCTGTCTGTGAACAACCGAAGTATTAGGTATCACAGAAGCTCCAGCCAGTGGCTGTGCATCTGTATGAGAAAAAGGGGCTGTCAGGGCCAAACGGGACTCAGCATTCAGCCAGACCATGGATGGGCCGAGCCAAGCCACACGAGGTGCTTGCCAGATTCTCACAGTCATGTTAGTTGCTCCCAAACGATCTTGTTTAGGTGGCAGCAGCCCCTCTACCATCCAGCCATGCACCTGCCATAGTCGCTTTTCCCTAACTCTCCTTCCAGGTGAACCCTTCATGGcttggggtgggaggtagggaagaTGGGGAATGGTTTCAACTTGGTCCCCCTTTACTCCCTGAACCCCCAACTCAAAAGATTTCTGGCCACCTTGAGCAGACTCTGGAATATTAGAAGTCTGCTGTtcaccctctctcctccccagtaATTCCTTTCTGCTAAGGAAA comes from Mustela nigripes isolate SB6536 chromosome 7, MUSNIG.SB6536, whole genome shotgun sequence and encodes:
- the EGR4 gene encoding early growth response protein 4 isoform X1, producing MAVARGVGSPEPARPLLYKWGGRGSGEPGCALEKREAAARGRSRRAKAPRPPVPFPKGEHLEPGARVLGSVRHRAPQQLASPSPARSQAHRARPPAPRSRRRAMLHLSEFSGPDALLVKSTEGCCAEPSTELSRLPGRDAPATAGYPGAGDFLSWALSSCSAGGDLADSCFLEGPAPTPPPGLSYSGSFFIQAVPEHPHDPEALFNLMSGILGLAPFPGPEAAASRSPLDASFSAGPDALLPGPPDLYSPDLGAAAFPEAFWEASPSAGAPSQCLYEPQLSPPDVKPGLRAPPASPALDTASAFKGPYAPWELLSAGAPGSCGSQGAYQAPSDARFPSMGAKIEDLLSISCPAELPAGPANRLYPTGSYDAYPLAAGDLGEVAEGLPGLLTPPSGDGGSSGDGGEFLAGTQAQVSPLGLRSTAADFPKPLVADITGSSGVAEPPGPPPPAPFPPTKARRKGRRGGKCSARCFCPRPHAKAFACPVESCVRSFARSDELNRHLRIHTGHKPFQCRICLRNFSRSDHLTTHVRTHTGEKPFACDVCGRRFARSDEKKRHSKVHLKQKARAEERLKGLGFYSLGLSFAAL
- the EGR4 gene encoding early growth response protein 4 isoform X2, whose amino-acid sequence is MLHLSEFSGPDALLVKSTEGCCAEPSTELSRLPGRDAPATAGYPGGDFLSWALSSCSAGGDLADSCFLEGPAPTPPPGLSYSGSFFIQAVPEHPHDPEALFNLMSGILGLAPFPGPEAAASRSPLDASFSAGPDALLPGPPDLYSPDLGAAAFPEAFWEASPSAGAPSQCLYEPQLSPPDVKPGLRAPPASPALDTASAFKGPYAPWELLSAGAPGSCGSQGAYQAPSDARFPSMGAKIEDLLSISCPAELPAGPANRLYPTGSYDAYPLAAGDLGEVAEGLPGLLTPPSGDGGSSGDGGEFLAGTQAQVSPLGLRSTAADFPKPLVADITGSSGVAEPPGPPPPAPFPPTKARRKGRRGGKCSARCFCPRPHAKAFACPVESCVRSFARSDELNRHLRIHTGHKPFQCRICLRNFSRSDHLTTHVRTHTGEKPFACDVCGRRFARSDEKKRHSKVHLKQKARAEERLKGLGFYSLGLSFAAL